The following is a genomic window from Deltaproteobacteria bacterium.
GCCGTGGGTTCCCCATTTTGCCTGCATTACATCAGACTGGCTTGGACCTGTTGGATAACCTGTGGACGGACCGCTCCTCATAACATCTACGATGACGCACGGTACCTCAGCCATGCACGCATAGCCGATGCCTTCCTGCATAAGAGAAAAACCGGGGCCCGATGTCGCTGTCATTGACTTTAGGCCGCCAAGCGCAGCCCCGACAATTGCGGATACGCTTGCAATCTCATCTTCCATCTGAATAAATACGCCGCCCATCTTTGGGAGCTTTGCAGCCATAACCTCCATAATCTCAGTGGACGGTGTAATTGGGTAACCTGCATAAAATCTGCATCCTGCATAAAGTGCACCCTCTACGCATGCCTCATTACCCTGTATAAATTTCCTCTGTTTGCCTTTTTTTATGGTCATAAACTCTCCTCTATCGCGCTTGTATAATTTAACATAAAGTGTAAAGAGAAAAACTTAAAGCTCAAAATCTTAACTTTGCATTTTGCGAGCTTTACGCTGGAAAGACCCGGATTGCAAAGTCAGGGCATCTTAAGTCGCATAGCTGGCAACCTGTGCATGCCTCCAGATTTTTAACTCCCACAACCGTGCCTTTCATCTCTAACACATTGGTCGGACAAAAATCAACACAGATATCGCATCCCTTGCAGAACTTTTCATTAATCTCTATACGCCATATTTTTTTTGCCGCCTCAGCCATTTATTGCCTCCTTCTTATTTCTTTAACAACTCCATAATTGTCTTCCCAATATCCGCAGGGGTCTTTGTAACCTTTATCCCTGCCTTCATCATTGCCTCAAACTTTTCCTCCGCAGTTCCCTTGCCTCCCGATATTATCGCGCCTGCATGTCCCATCCTCTTCCCCTTCGGCGCTGTAACGCCTGCGATATAGCCCACCACAGGCTTTTTAACATTCCTCTTTACAAATTCCGCAGCCTCTTCCTCTGCTGTGCCGCCTATCTCGCCTATCATAATCACGGCATCCGTATCCTTATCCTTTTCAAACATCTCAAGCGCTTCTATAAAATTAGTGCCGTTCACAGGATCTCCGCCTATGCCAACACATGTTGACTGCCCCAAACCCAATCTTGTCAACTGGTCAACAGCCTCATAAGTAAGCGTGCCGCTCTTTGAAACAACGCCGACCCGCCCTTTTTTATGTATATGGCCCGGCATGATGCCTATCTTACATTCATCAGGGGTTATAACCCCCGGACAATTTGGCCCGATAAGCCTGGATTTTCTGCCATCCATAAATCTTTTGACCTTCACCATATCCAGAACAGGTATCCCCTCTGTTATGCACACCACAAGCTCTATTCCTGCATCCACCGCCTCCATTATCGCATCTGCCGCAAATGCCGCAGGCACATATATTACAGATGCGCTTGCGCCGGTCTTTTTTCTTGCCTCATCCACTGTGTCAAAAACAGGAATACCGTCAACATTCATGCCGCCTTTCCCCGGCGTTACGCCGCCCACCATCTTTGTGCCGTATTGAACCATCTGCCTTGTGTGAAATTGCCCCTGTTCGCCGGTTATTCCCTGACAGATTACCTTGGTATTTTTATTTACAAGGATGCTCATGAAGCCTCCGCTAAACTCTTTAAACTATTTAAAATGTCTTTGCTGCTTGTACTACCTTTTCCGCTGCCTCGTCCATCTTTTCCGCAGTTATAATATTTAAACCTGATTCAGATAAAATCTTTCTGCCCAAATCCACATTCGTCCCCTGCAAACGGACAACCAGCGGAACCTTTATGCCAACCTCTTTTGCGGCAGCTATCACACCCTCCGCGATTATATCGCATCTCATTATCCCGCCGAATATGTTTATCAAAACCGCCTTTACCTTTTCATCTGACATCAAAATCTTAAATGCCGCAGTAACCTGATCCTTGTTTGCGCCGCCGCCCACATCAAGAAAATTCGCAGGCATGCCGCCGTAGAGTTTTATGATGTCCATTGTCGCCATTGCAAGACCAGCGCCATTTACCATACATCCTATGTTGCCGTCAAGCGCAACATAATTAAGGCTGTGCCGTGACGCATCCACCTCTTTCGGGTCTTCTTCATCCAGGTCGCGCATATCATATATATCCTTGTGCCTGAAAAGCCCGTTATCGTCAAAACCCATCTTTGCGTCCAATGCGATAATATTCCCGTCCTTTGTGATAACAAGCGGGTTTATCTCAGCCATTGATGCGTCAGAATCAACAAATGCCTGATAAAGTCCGGTCATAAATTTAACAGCCTTATTCACAATGGACTTGTCTATATTGAGTCCGAATGCAAGTTTCCTTGCCTGAAATGCCTGCAAACCAACAGCAGGGTCAACATACTCCTTTAAAATTTTTTCAGGGCTCCTAACTGCAACCTCTTCTATCTCAACCCCGCCTTCCGATGATGCCATAACAACAACTCTCTGTGTGCCTCTGTCAACAACAATCCCAAGATAAAGTTCCCGTGCTATCTGACAGCCCTCTTCTATAAGAACCTTTTTTACCTTTTTGCCCTCAGGCCCTGTCTGATGGGTTACCAATTTTTTGCCGAGCATCACCTCTGCAAATTCCCTTGCCTCCTGATGATTCTTCGCAAGCTTCACACCGCCTGCCTTGCCCCTGCCGCCTGCGTGTATCTGCGCCTTTACAACGCAAAGCCTATCGCCCATGAAGTTCTTGGCAATATCTTCTGCTTCATCAGGCGTCCACGCAACCCTCCCCTTCGGCACAGCAACACCATATTTTATCAAAATCTCTTTTGCCTGATATTCGTGGATATTCACTTTTACGAGACCTCCTCAACAAAATAAAAAAACCGTCCGGCCATTTTAGTTGGGAGTTCGTAGTACGGAGTATGTGTTTTTACTTCTAACTCCGAACTCAAAACTCATAACTTAATCGCCCAGACGGTCGGCTTGTCTTTCAATAAAACCTCTTCCGCTCCCCGGTGGTAGCCACCTTTATTCCGTCAGTTGCGGAAAAAACCGGTTACTACTATGCACAGGTATGGTAACACAAGAAAAGCTGTTGTCAAGCGATTTTCGGAAATTTGTCAACCCAAAGGAGGACAGTTTACTTGCTGCTAACACCGCATCTGAAAATTATTGACTTGTTTACGAAAAAGGCATACTATCCCATCTATTAAAGTTTAAAGAGATGGTGATTGGATTATGAGGATACGAAAGGCTGTATTTCCTGCCGCTGGTTTTGGGACAAGATTTTTGCCTGCCACAAAGGCGATCCCAAAGGAGATGCTGCCTCTTATAGACAAGCCGTTAATCCAGTATTCTGTTGAGGAGGCCAAAAATTCCGGGCTTGAAGAGATAATTATTGTAACCGGGATGGGCAAAACCGCTATTGAAGACCACTTTGATGTAACCTTTGAATTAGAAATACTCCTGAAGGAAAAAAAGAAGACAGATATATTAAGGATGATCGAAGAGGTATCTAACCTGGCGCATTTCTCTTATACACGGCAGAAAAAACCATTAGGGCTCGGACACGCTATCCTTTGCGCAAAAAATCTTGTCGGCATGGAGCCATTTGCCGTATTCTTAAGCGATGATGTAATAGATGCAAATGTTCCGGTTATGAAACAGATGCTTAAGGTCTTCCGCCAATATCCGGCTACTATTCTGGCGGTTCAGCGGGTTCCGATGAAAGATGTGCATCATTACGGCATCATAGAAGCAAAAAAGATAGGGCCGAGGATTTACAAGGTTATTGACATGGTAGAAAAACCGCTCCCTAAAGATGCGCCTTCAAATCTGGCAATTATAGGCAGATATATCCTTATGCCTGAGATATTTGCCATGCTGGAACAGACAAAGACAGGCAAGGGCGGAGAGGTTCAACTTACTGACGGGCTTAAAATGCTTTCCAAAAAACAGCCCATATATGCATACGAATTTGAAGGGGACAGGTATGATGCTGGCGATAAACTCGGTTTTTTAAAGGCCAATGTATCCTTTGCGATAAAGAACCCTAATATAAAAAAAGAATTTAAGAAATTTTTAAAAGGGCTTAGGCTCTAACAAATTGTAAAATGCAGATTGGAAATTGGAAATTTAAAATCTAAAATCTACAATCTTCATTTTTCCAATGGAGCGGCAAGTGGCAAAGATACCTAAAAAAGAGGTCATGGATCAGCCAATTTCTAAAGACATTGGCATGATATTCCGATACTTGTATGAGGAGACGGAAAATATCGGGCTGCATAGTGAATCTGCTATAAACCATACCCCTGTTGTTGATATACTTTCAACATCAGACAGCATAATAATTGAGATTGAGCTGCCGGGCGTGAGGCAGGGAGAAATAGATGTTTCTATCCTGCGCAATGAGGTTACTATTAAGGCCCTTAAGTATGAGTGCTTTGACGAAAAAAAGATAAATTTTGTCTGTATGGAAAGAAGCTTTGGGAATTTCTTCAGGGTTATAGACATTCCATCTCCTGTTGACACAACCAGAATAAAGGCGGCATTCAGGGATGGCTTGTTAACCATTACATTGCCGAGGATTGAAGAGAAGCGCGGGGTTCCAAAAAAGATTAGTATAGAATCATAAAATTAGCTCATGGTTCATAGCTCATAGTTTTTACTATCAGCCATGAGCCATTAGCTATCAACTCAATTATTTGGAGGGGCATAGTGGCCGACGAAAAAGAAAAACAGGAACAAAAGGGAGAAGAACTTCAAATCCCTGATATCCTTCCCTTGCTGCCGATAAGGGATATAGTAATATTTCCTTTTATGATAG
Proteins encoded in this region:
- the sucD gene encoding succinate--CoA ligase subunit alpha, whose amino-acid sequence is MSILVNKNTKVICQGITGEQGQFHTRQMVQYGTKMVGGVTPGKGGMNVDGIPVFDTVDEARKKTGASASVIYVPAAFAADAIMEAVDAGIELVVCITEGIPVLDMVKVKRFMDGRKSRLIGPNCPGVITPDECKIGIMPGHIHKKGRVGVVSKSGTLTYEAVDQLTRLGLGQSTCVGIGGDPVNGTNFIEALEMFEKDKDTDAVIMIGEIGGTAEEEAAEFVKRNVKKPVVGYIAGVTAPKGKRMGHAGAIISGGKGTAEEKFEAMMKAGIKVTKTPADIGKTIMELLKK
- the galU gene encoding UTP--glucose-1-phosphate uridylyltransferase GalU is translated as MRIRKAVFPAAGFGTRFLPATKAIPKEMLPLIDKPLIQYSVEEAKNSGLEEIIIVTGMGKTAIEDHFDVTFELEILLKEKKKTDILRMIEEVSNLAHFSYTRQKKPLGLGHAILCAKNLVGMEPFAVFLSDDVIDANVPVMKQMLKVFRQYPATILAVQRVPMKDVHHYGIIEAKKIGPRIYKVIDMVEKPLPKDAPSNLAIIGRYILMPEIFAMLEQTKTGKGGEVQLTDGLKMLSKKQPIYAYEFEGDRYDAGDKLGFLKANVSFAIKNPNIKKEFKKFLKGLRL
- a CDS encoding 4Fe-4S binding protein produces the protein MAEAAKKIWRIEINEKFCKGCDICVDFCPTNVLEMKGTVVGVKNLEACTGCQLCDLRCPDFAIRVFPA
- the sucC gene encoding ADP-forming succinate--CoA ligase subunit beta, with the translated sequence MNIHEYQAKEILIKYGVAVPKGRVAWTPDEAEDIAKNFMGDRLCVVKAQIHAGGRGKAGGVKLAKNHQEAREFAEVMLGKKLVTHQTGPEGKKVKKVLIEEGCQIARELYLGIVVDRGTQRVVVMASSEGGVEIEEVAVRSPEKILKEYVDPAVGLQAFQARKLAFGLNIDKSIVNKAVKFMTGLYQAFVDSDASMAEINPLVITKDGNIIALDAKMGFDDNGLFRHKDIYDMRDLDEEDPKEVDASRHSLNYVALDGNIGCMVNGAGLAMATMDIIKLYGGMPANFLDVGGGANKDQVTAAFKILMSDEKVKAVLINIFGGIMRCDIIAEGVIAAAKEVGIKVPLVVRLQGTNVDLGRKILSESGLNIITAEKMDEAAEKVVQAAKTF
- a CDS encoding Hsp20/alpha crystallin family protein; this translates as MAKIPKKEVMDQPISKDIGMIFRYLYEETENIGLHSESAINHTPVVDILSTSDSIIIEIELPGVRQGEIDVSILRNEVTIKALKYECFDEKKINFVCMERSFGNFFRVIDIPSPVDTTRIKAAFRDGLLTITLPRIEEKRGVPKKISIES